ACATTAATATTACTGGCAGGTATCAGGGCAGATGATTGGTTCATTGTCTGGACTTCACCGGCAGGAGCCGCCTGATCTCGGACTGGATTTGGCGATTGCCTTTgaattccaggaaaaaaaacaaagattttgcttatttaattttcttttttaaatcttagtTTGTATGAATTTATATagttactgatttaaaaaaatgctcatGATTTTAATGGTGTCAAGTGACACACTGGCTTACAAAAGATTTCATACAGCAAATGTTTGTTCACTTTAATGGCTAAGCCAGCCGATCAGACGCAGCTCTCATAACCAATGGGGTTTATTCTCTGCAGCTGAGAACTAGCCTCATTAAAACAGTCAAAACATGCATCGGTTCTTGTGGagtaaaattctgaaatattctgTTGAGAGGATATGAAATGCCTGGTGTCTGTTGTAGTTTTAAAtgactggatttttttatttttgttttatttttttaaatatttcagtcgTCAGTTAAGAGCCAGACCTCCCTCTGGTTGCCTTTGACAAAGCTGGCCTATCAGGAATCGGATTATGTGTCATGTGATTTGGGTCAGTCAGAGAGGACCTTATGGGCCATTTCCAAAAAGTTCATATCCTGGAGCTTTCCAAGTGGGACGcgattaaaaaatcatttttaaattcaaagtTATTTTGCAAGTTTGTTGGCTGACGAGGGGCCAGCATGGAGACTGTTCTGTGCGGCTCTTCGATTTGAGGACtgtttgaccaatcagaagcagAAAATGGAAACTTTGAATAAATGCATAGCAGCATACTGCCGAATGGGAGGGGCTAGAATGTGACTGACAGCCGGCTAGCCAACCTAAACGGCCAATGATGTAGTGATACGGGGAGAGGGAAGGCGGGGCCTGAAACAtgggtgtgtttaaaaaaaaaaaaaaaaaaaaagtttattgtaTAGCTCTgcgtgggagagtgtgtgtatgtgcgtgtgtgtggctgagcATTGGTCATAATAAACCGTTTATAAAACACTCGCGGGATGACGCCTTTGGCCTGTCATttgaggggtcagaggtcacggacTCACTCCTGTCGCTCTGAAAACAACAGACTATGAAATATGAGtacatgtgtgtaagtgtgagtgagcgtgtgagtgcatgtgtgtgtgtgagtgcgtgagagtgcatgtgtgtgtgtgagcgagtgcatgtgcatgagtgagcTTGTGCGCGTTTATATTTGTGTCcagtctttgtgtgtgcatgtgtgtccgaACTGGTGTGTAGATGTGTGCGAGTTcgcttgtgtgcatgcacgtaaACGCACATTTGAGTTAGTGTGCGTGAGTTGGTGTGTGCACATATGACCACACGTCAGaccgtgtgcatgcgtgtgtctgaacgtgtgcatgtgcgagacTGCACGTACATAgggagcagagacagagagtgtgttgTATTTGCATACTTTATTTGCGTGGTTGGaaacagaaacgcacacacacacacatcctgtgaTCTGTCATGGAACTGGATTGGCTggctgtgtcacatgaccccagGAGTTTGGGAGGGAGCGAGCACATCTCACTGCACATGTGCAGCCAGCCTGCAGCCATGGCAACATGGGCGGATCCACAGCCAGCCAATCCCGTTCGCCTTTGGGTGTGGTGCAGATCAGAGGTAGTGTGCATTACGGATGGGAAGAGCCGCATGCCTCCTGTGGCTCAGAGCAATCTCACAGGAGCCCACTAGGTGGCACTGCTGTCCAGGTTGTGTACTGTTGATAGAAATACTTCAAACACAGATTAAGGAAACATTTGTAGTTTGTAACATAGCAGCATAGAGTAAATGCACAGTCTGATGAAGCAGTGCCCCTTGCTGTGAAAGACGCTAGTGACTGGAGCCGGACCTGCTGCTCAGTACAGTCCACCAGAGAAACGCTGCTGCTACAGCCCTACTCGCttcactcagccaatcagagcgagCGAATGCCCGTCCAGCCTGGCGTCTATGTTAATTCACTACTCTGCTCTACTGGTAACACGACGAGAAGCAGGGGTTAATAATTTACTGTTTATTCACATAATTCTGAGCTGGAAGTCCGATAGCCGTTAAACTTGATTTCTGAGGAGTGATTTGTTCACCAAGGTCATGAATGATCGGTTGAGCAGTAAAATAATCTTGAGGCAGCTGTGCTGAATTTGCTCAAGGAAcgaatattttgaaaaaaagaaaaggtgaaTGAAAAATATTCCACCCGCCCCAGTCCCCTGCTCTCCAGGTCATCAGTATAAATGAGAAATGAGTTCTGTTCTCCTTCTgaataaaaagcacaaataatCTCAGTAATGAACTCACTGGCCATTCTTCACAGTCACAGCTTTGagggaaaggtcagaggtcatagtTCACAGGCCCAACTTTCCCCACACACTGCCCGCACCAGGCTTTTTTCCCTTACTAGCCACAAAGGATTGAATTTCGCCGCAGTACCAAGCAGCCAGAGTGATCCtatttcagttaaaatgacAGGTGTTAAAACCATAAGACTGTCCCTGATCTTTAAAAAGCCTGAAATAAGCATGCTGTTCCTGGTTTGTGATTGCTTTTCAGCACAGTAaccctcctccacctgcagtACTTGCATCTCTCATCAAAGGCTGTGGTAGGGTGAGCTGTTCAGCATGCTCTAACCTGATTGGCTCAGCACTGCAGTGCCAATACCGTTGGGTTTCCTCTTTATTTGGTCCCATAAGGTCAACAGGACCTTTCTGAACCACCCTTCAGTTTATACTTTATGTACTGTCCCCTTCTGATCGTTCATAAAGGTGTATGTGGCTGTTTGTAGAGCTCCGTACAAACACAGGTAGTTATTCCTGTATTCCAGTATCGTATCGCGGTTCAGGAACTGAGCCAGTGCACCTGAGGGGTGATCCGGTCCCCAGGTGGGGCCCTGCTGTTGCACCCCTGAGCTGCAGGACTTCACCTGAACAgcttcagtacacactcagctGTCTGAGTGCATACTATGCACAACACGTACGCTGTGGAAACTGCCCTGGATGAGAGGGTACTGACAGcctaaaatttaaatgaaatgcaaatattacGGCTCCGATGCCCATAAACGCTTCTGGATCACAACGTTCCCACGGCCACTACACCAGTTAACTCATTTAACCTCAGCTGCCCCATTAATCACTCAGACTGGTTGCTTCTGCAGTTAGAAACGCTGCACTAGCGGCTGTGACTCGGGGAGTTGGGCCTGTGTTCACCAAGTGTCTGAGAGCAGGAGAGCTGACCTAGGATCAGTCTCCTGTGCCCATATCCAATCGCCATCCACTATGAGCCCAAAGGAGAACAgatcccagatcagcactcCTCCTCTGACAGGCTGTGAcgcagagcctgtgtgtgtgtgtgtgtgtgtgtgtgtgtgtgcacgcgaaGGGGAGCCACAAGAGGAGTGTGAAGGTACTGGCGATGGCAAGATGACGACACGAAGGAGGGGTTTTCAGTCAGAAGCTTTCTGTGCGTCACAGACAGgattaaatttatatatattacagtGTTAAATAGTTGATCACATAGCTTAATCTTTCATTAGaatgcaaatgttaaaaaaacaaacgaaaaaaatcaaaaacaaaaatgaattcaaacttCCAAAGCCCACATTCTGTCCTtaaatgcaccccccccccccccacaccctctcaATATTTGCATGGTTCTATCCAGtctcattgtgatgtcacagtcgtTAGAGGGATGTGCCCCGTCTCTGGCCTTTCTATTTGTCTTTCTTGGTTTCGGACTCCTCCCCCTTGGGCTCTGgctccacctcttcctcctcgggGACAGGGGGAAACCGCTCGGCTCGCCCCTTGGACAGCTTCTTGGAGCGCTGGTAGAGCTCGTTCAGGTTAAACTCTCGGATTATGTTCTCCTGGAAAGGGGTGCGGGAgggtcagtcagtgtgtaaccctcaatcacaaaaaaattatttactgtttttaaatgcacttataCTGTATTACACTCAAACAGGGTGAATAATTCAGATCTGTGCTGTAGAGAAAATGATCATCTCAGAGCCCTTTGCAACAGCGAGGTGGAactcctcaaccaccaccatcacctgggggatgcacagcagccattttgtgccataTTGCACACCACACATTTGCTAAGGTGGAGACGGAGGGAGTTACTGAGCCAATAAACTGGGTGAAGATAATTACTTGggcagacagagtgagagagtcaGGTTTGGGGATTTGGCCAGAAGGGGACCCTGGATTCGGAGAGGAGGGTCCTGGGATCTCTACGGATCACGCCGAGTCAGCACCTCAGTTCATGGTTCCCCTCAGACCCTGTGTGTGGTCCCCACTGGGGGGGCAGCATTTTGGAGAGCTTCTCACCTCAGTGAAGCTCCAGGACACCGCCCTTCCTTTCTTGTCCACTTGGGGGCGCCGCATGATCTCTTTGCCCCCCTGGAAGAGCACCAGAGAGGGCAGCTGtttggagaggggggaggcGCTCACCTTGTACCTGGgacacagggtggggggggtggttacaGTACGGTTCTCACAGCGTTTCTAATGCAGCAGCACAGGGTCACAAGCATTACCTACTGCCGGTGAACAAAGAGGGAAAACGAATCATCACTGAAGGGTTCTGCTGGTTCTGTGATGGTGTTCTAGCACTGATGGGTTCTGCTGGTTCTGTGATGGTGTTCTAGCACTGAAGGGTTCTGGAGGTTTTGTGATGGTGTTCTAGCACTGAAGGGTTCTGGTGGTTCTGTGATGGTGTTCTAGCACTGAAGGGTTCTGCAGGTTCTGTGATGGTGTTCTAGCACTGAAGGGTTCTGGTGGTTCTGTGATTGTGTTCTAGCACTGAAGGGTTCAGTGCTTTACTCTGGCTTCTCCATTATGGAAATGTCAGTGTAAAAATCCACTCCATTTTGTTCACTACTTAAactaacagccaatcagaggtaaGCGTGGCTCTGACGGAGAGGAAAGGGGCGTGTgggacacacagaaacaggaagagacaAAGGGAGCAGAAGATGGCGGGACCCAGGTGAGGGAGAGACGGACACCTACTTCTTGGACATTTCTCCGTACCGCCCCACGTCCAACTTTCCAAACTTCAGCCCAGCACAGTTATACCTGAGAGAGGCGAGAGAAATCATGCTTaccaaccacacacaaacacacaaacacacacacacacacacacacacacacagaaatcatgcttaccaaccacacacacacacacacagaaatcatccttaccaaccaaacacacacacagaaatcatccttaccaaccacaaacacacacgcacacagaaatcatccttactaatcacacacacacacaaatcatcCTTActaatcacgcacacacacaaatcatccttaccaaccacaaacacacacaaatcatccttaccaaccacaaacacacacacagaaatcatccttaccaaccacaaacacacacacagaaatcatccttaccaaccacaaacacacacacagaaatcatccttaccaaccacaaacacacacagaaatcatccttaccaaccacaaacacacacacagaaatcatcCTTACCaaccacaaatacacacacagaaatcatcCTTACCAAccacaaacacgcagacatCATTCTTACCaaccactaacacacacacagaaatcatcCTTACTAATCGCACACAGAAATCATCcttaccaaacacacacacagacacggaaaTCATCcttaccaaacacacacacacacacacgttcgcCCACACTATATTTCAATAACAGTTACAGTTGCTAATCAATGGCAGTGTTTCATAATACTCAGGTTGTTAGCTAAAGTCTTTTGTCAAACGCACTTTATCTTTTCAGCATTTCTGGCAGTTCTGTTTGCGTTTCACGTGTGCGCGTTTGCTGTGAGCCCAGTGCAGGCGTGTTCTCagacacgtgtgtgcgtgtgctggtgtgtgagcCCAGTGCAGGCATGTTCTCAGACACACGTGTGCGTTTGCTGCGAGCCCAGTGCAGGCGTGTTCTCagacacgtgtgtgcgtgtgccggTGTGTGAGCCCAGTGCAGGCGTGTTCTCagacacgtgtgtgcgtgtgccggTGTGTGAGCCCAGTGCAGGTGTGTTCTCagacacgtgtgtgcgtgtgctggtgtgtgagcCCAGTGCAGGCATGTTCTCAGACACGCGTGTGCGGGTTGTATGTTGAGGCGTTGCTGTGTGCACTTTGAAGAGCGTTCAGCCACATGTTGGGTTCGTACTTGAGTGACAGGTCAGCGTAGATGGATGCGAAGGACTGGCACTCCGGGGACCAATTAGCAAAGAACTCCACAATCCAGGTGACCCGCCcatccctctccagctcctcctacAGGCGGCAGCCCAAACAACCACTCAGAGCAGACCAATCACCACTCATCACTTTAAAGAGCTGACAATGTATGTATCAATCACAATTCATCACTTTAACAAGCCAATAACACATGTATAACTCCTGGCATATTTTTACAATCTGACGCTTAAACGAGCATCAGCTGTAGGGCTACACGCCACTGCAAAGCAGCACTTGAGTCTATGGTTTTATCACTTACGTCTATGGTTTTATCACTGAAGTACTTGATGTACTCAGGTCCCATATAGAGGGGAGGCTTGCAGGTCATCAGGAAGActgaaggaggagggggagtaCATGTTAAACAGCcatattcattcactcattcattcacctccacaaagaaagaagaaaggcaACTACACAGAGCGATCTGCAGAATCGATTGTGCTGGAGAGGATGGAACCCCTACAGGCCTTTTACTAGAACCTCaccaaaaaaattacaataattgaactatgcggttgttccctgcacttggaccggtacttctctctaggggtttcgtcatacttgttcctggttatggttatacactttgttgtacgtcgctctggataagagcgtctgctaaatgcctgtaatgtaatgtaatgtaattgaagaacaaaaaaaggacagTACATATCCCTGCCCATAACCTAGcctgcaccccaccccagcccctaacccagcctacaccccaccccagcccctaacccagcctacaccccaccccagcccctaacccagcctacacccaccccagcccctaacccagcctacaccccacccccgcccctaacccagcctacaccccacccccgcccctaacccagcctacaccccacccctgcccctaacccagcctacaccccacccccgcccctaacccagcctacaccccacccccgcccctaacccagcctacaccccaccccaccccctaacccagcctacaccccaccccagcccctaacctagcctacaccccaccccagcccctaacccagcctacaccccaccccagcccctaacccagcctacaccccaccccagcccctaacccagcctgcaccccaccccagcccctaacccagcctacaccccaccccagcccctaaCCTAGCCTACACCCCACTCCAGCCCCTAACCCagcctacaccccacccccgcccctaacccagcctacaccccaccccagcccctaacccagcctacaccccaccccagcccctaacccagcctacaccccaccccagcccctaacccagcctacaccccaccccagcccctaacccagcctagaccccaccccagcccctaacccagcctacaccccacccctgcccctaacccagcctacaccccacccccgcccctaacccagcctacaccccaccccagcccctaacccagcctacaccccaccccagccccgaacccagcctacaccccacccccgcccctaacccagcctacaccccactccagcccctaacccagcctacaccccacccctgcccctaacccagcctacaccccaccccagcccctaaCCCAGCCTACACCCCACTCCCGCCCCTAACCCAGCCTACACCCCACTCCAGCCCCTAACCCagcctacaccccaccccagcccctaacccagcctacaccccaccccagcccctaacccagcctgcaccccaccccagcccctaacccagcctacaccccaccccagcccctaaCCTAGCCTACACCCCACTCCAGCCCCTAACCCagcctacaccccacccccgcccctaacccagcctacaccccaccccagcccctaacccagcctacaccccaccccagcccctaacccagcctacaccccaccccagcccctaacccagcctagaccccaccccagcccctaacccagcctacaccccacccctgcccctaacccagcctacaccccacccccgcccctaacccagcctacaccccaccccagcccctaacccagcctacaccccaccccagccccgaacccagcctacaccccacccccgcccctaacccagcctacaccccactccagcccctaacccagcctacaccccacccctgcccctaacccagcctacaccccaccccagcccctaaCCCAGCCTACACCCCACTCCCGCCCCTAACCCAGCCTACACCCCACTCCAGCCCCTAACCCagcctacaccccaccccctaacccagcctacaccccaccccagcccctaacccagcctacaccccaccccagcccctaacccagcctacaccccaccccagcccctaacccagcctgcaccccaccccagcccctaacccagcctacaccccaccccagcccctaacccagcctacaccccacccctgcccctaacccagcctacaccccacccccgcccctaacccagcctacaccccaccccctaacCTAGCCTGCACCCCAGGACTAGGTGCAGTGGGGGACTGACCGATGCACAAGGTGAGGTACAGCAGCCCCATGCGGATGTCCAGTCTGAAGAAGAGGATGACGTTGGCCACTTTACTGAAGAGGATGATGTTCCCCACATGCTGCTCCACAGTGACTGaacaagagagggaggaagtgaaGAGGCAAAATGAGACAGGGGAATAGCAAAAGAACAAAAGTCACCTGTTCAGTAAGAGCAAATGTATAAGACTTAAATAAACAATgctacacatactgtatactgtgcATATTGTATTTTCTACTTTTTGGAGGCCCATAATGCAATGCGCGAGACTTACTGGCTCTCCTGTTCTTCATCATGACGATGGCGCTCAGAAACATTAGGatctccacctccctctgcaGGAGGAACAGAAACAAACGGTTACACCACGCCAGGGATACATcgaccagggccctgtttcacgaagcagaattactgagttagctggataactgcgctgaataaaacccagaaccctccaaatctggaacacggaCTGCGGTAAAAatctgttccgggttttactcagcacagctacccagctaactcagtaaccctgcttcgtgaaatacgCCCCAGGGCTATATACGCTCCACTCTCTCGGAACGCACCGTTGTTACAGTGGGCCAGACACTATACTCATGCCACCTGCACGCACATGAATAGCTATAGGCCCGTTTCACATTCGTACGATCGCTGGCAACTCGTTGCGTTATCTCTTTCTACCGACACAAAGAATGAGGAATGCATACCGTCTCCACGAAATTTCTAACggtaatttttttccccatgcgACAGGTCATGCGTTAGCTCTCAGATTTAACGGAGCATACAATGTATCGATATCCCACTCTCCAGGTTATTTCCACTACCGGCTCCCCGTCGTGCAAATCCGTTTCATTGTCTCACCGTTCCCGTCCCCAAATCAGCATTATTTATGTTTCGTTCTCGTTCCCATTTactataaacataaaataacagttATCCGCCATTTCTACCGCTTTGTTTTAGCAGAATGATCTCGAGTATCAGAACACTTACCCAATCGAAGTCGCAGGAGTTTCCATCCTCACGCTGCGTCGAGAGATGTTCGCAGATCCCCGGTGTTTTGCGGACCATAAGAAAAGCTACCGACATAAACAACGAGGCGACATAGTACGGTTTCAGCAACCACTTATAAACCTGCGGCAGGTGGTAGAGGAATGCGAAAAGGGGAGTTAGCAACGCCATTTTCCAGAGAAAGTGGCCGCCCGATGGAGAAGTTATGGAGCTAGCCGCAACACTGCTGAAAATCGGCGTTAGCGGCGTGCTTTCATTGGACGACGCATGTGTATAGTTGGATTTAAAGGCGTGAACGTACGTGCGGAGGTCACTGCGGACAAAATGCTGAGGGGCCCTGCCCCATAGTCCAATCTGATTGGTGCTTAGCAAGGTGACTTTTACGGCAATTGGTCGTTTAGGCTGCCGTAAAAGAGGAGGGGTTAAGGAAGTTGGAGGCGAGCTT
This region of Anguilla anguilla isolate fAngAng1 chromosome 5, fAngAng1.pri, whole genome shotgun sequence genomic DNA includes:
- the tmx2b gene encoding thioredoxin-related transmembrane protein 2-B, giving the protein MALLTPLFAFLYHLPQVYKWLLKPYYVASLFMSVAFLMVRKTPGICEHLSTQREDGNSCDFDWREVEILMFLSAIVMMKNRRAITVEQHVGNIILFSKVANVILFFRLDIRMGLLYLTLCIVFLMTCKPPLYMGPEYIKYFSDKTIDEELERDGRVTWIVEFFANWSPECQSFASIYADLSLKYNCAGLKFGKLDVGRYGEMSKKYKVSASPLSKQLPSLVLFQGGKEIMRRPQVDKKGRAVSWSFTEENIIREFNLNELYQRSKKLSKGRAERFPPVPEEEEVEPEPKGEESETKKDK